The DNA window CGGCGGTGCTCGACCACGTGGCTGTTCCCGTGCTTGCGGCGGGCGGCATTTCGTCCGGCCGTGGTCTGGCGGCCGTGCTGGCGGCCGGCGCGTCGGGGGCGTGGCTCGGCACCGCTTTTTGCGCCTGCACCGAGGCGCTGACGCCGGCCGTCACTCGGCGTGCCCTGCTCGCCGCCGACGAGACGTCCACCGTGACGACGCGCGTGTTCGATATCGCCCAGGGATTTCGCTGGCCTGCCCACCTCCCCGAACGGACGTTGCGAAACGCGTTCGTGGACCGCTGGGACGGCCGCGAAAACGAACTCGTCCACGACCACAGCGCACAGGAACAACTGACGGCCGCTATCACCGCGCGAGATCACTCGCTCGCGCCGGTGAACGCAGGTCAAGGTGTCCGCGCGCTGACCGACGAGCAACCCGCCGCAGTGGTGATCGACCGGTTCGTCGACCAAGCGGCCGAACTGCTTGGCCATTGGGGGGACCGCTCCGCCGATTAGGCGGAGGCCGTGGTTCCAGAGGCCTTTCCACGCCCCCATGCCGGGTCGTAGACCCACGCCAACCGACCGAGCGTCAGCGCGCCCAATAGGAGGCCGAAGTCGCGAAGGGCGACGTCGTAGAAGCCCGAATAGGTGAGCAGGTTGACGATGATGCCGGCCAGCCAGGCCGCGACGACGTATGCCGCATATCGAGGTTTGATCGCGACCGCGAGGCCGGCCACGATCTCGACCACCCCGACCACCAGCATCGTGCCGTGGGCGCTGAGCGGGCTCAGATCGACGATCCACGGGGCGAGGTAGACCTCCCAGTCGACGAGGAAGTTCGTGAACTTGTCCACGCCCATCAGTATCGGCAGCACAGTGAAACCGATCCGCAGCAAGAGAAATGCCCCATAAGCGGGATCGCTGGCGGCCCGCCGTAGTACTCCCTCGCCTGTTCGCGGCGTTGAGGTGACCATGATTACTCCTTCTAAAGCTAATGCATTCTATTTTTAGATTCGACCTTTTCCCACGATTTGTCAACAGTTTTTGGTGTTAGAGTTGCGCATGGCGACGACCCAGCCGGAACAACCCGACGGCCCCGATGCACTGGAGCGCCTCAGCAATCTCGACGATCCGTTGCGGCGGCGCCTATACCGCCACGTGGCCGAGGCCGATGCGCCGGTGTCGCGCGACGAGGCGGCCACGACGATCGGAATCGGCCGTACGCTGGCGGCCTACCACTTGGACAAGTTGGCGGGCGCGGGCCTACTCGACGTTCACTACCAGCGCCCGGGCGGAAGAGGCGGGCCGGGCGCCGGGCGTCCCGCGAAGCTGTACACCCGCGCGGCACGAGAATTGACCGTCTCCGTACCGCCTCGGGAGTACCTGCTGCTTGCCCAGCTACTGGTCGAATCGCTCGAACATGACGTCGGCGCGCGGTCGGTGGTCCACGGCGCCGCGTTCGCCGCCGGCAGGCGCGCGGGCGACGCGTCGGGCCGCGACATCGTGGGCGCACTGCGCAGCTGCGGCTACCTGCCGCGCATCGCCGACAACGGCCGCATCGAGCTGCGCAACTGTCCGTTCCATGTGGTCGCTCAAGATCACACCGAGGTGGTCTGCGGACTGAATCTGCATCTCGTCCAGGGCGTACTTGCCGGATGTGGCGCCCGCAAGTCACGCGCCGAGCTCAACCCTCACCCGAACCGATGTTGTGTGGTCATCCACGGCGCGCGCGCCAGACAGCCGAAAAAATAGGCCACCTAGACTCGCCAGCTGTGAGTAGGAATCCGCTGCGCTGGCTCTCCGAACAGGTGCTGCTGGCGGGCATGCGACCGCCGGTCGACCCGCAATTGTTGCTGCACCGCCCGGATCGCGACGAGATCGACCTCGACGGCAAGCGGATCCTGCTGACCGGGGCGTCGTCGGGCATCGGCGAGGCCGCCGCTGCGAAGTTCGCCCGTCGCGGTGCCACCGTCGTCGTCGCGGCCCGCCGCCAGGAACTCCTGGACGAATTGGTCGACCGGATCACCGCCGCCGGCGGATCCGCCCTGTCCCACGCCTGCGACCTGTCCGATCTGGGTGCCGCCGACGAACTGTGCGCCAAGGTCGAACGCGACCTCGGCGGCATCGACATCCTGATCAACAACGCCGGACGCTCGATCCGCAGACCGCTGGCGGACTCCCTCGACCGGTGGCACGACGTCGAGCGCACCATGGCGTTGAACTACTACTCGCCGCTGCGGCTCATCCGAGCCCTGGCGCCGGGCATGCGTGAACGTGGCGACGGGCACATCATCAACGTGTCGACCTGGGGTGTGCTGAACGAATCGTCGCCTCTGTTCTCGGTGTACAACGCGTCGAAGGCGGCACTTACCTCCGTCAGCCGCGTCATCGAAACCGAATGGGGCGACGACGGGGTGCACTCGACGACGCTGTTCTATCCACTGGTCCTCACGCCGATGATCGCCCCCACCCGGGCGTACGACGGCCTGCCCGGGTTGAGCGCCGACGAAGCAGCCGATTGGATGATCACGGCCGCGCGCGTGCGCCCGATACGTATTGCGCCGCGGATGGCCGTCACCGCCCAGGTGGTGAACAGCGTCGCACCCGGTGTGGTCAACACGCTGATGAAACGGCAACGCGTTCAACCCACCAGCTGACCATGCCCGAGATCTCAACCATCGCCGACATCGTGCGCGTCCAGGCGCGGGTACGGCCCGACGCCGCGGCGCTCGTCGTTGGCGAAAGGACGATCTCGTTCGCGGAGCTCGACACGCGGTCCAGCCGAGTCGCCCAAGCCTTCCGTGCGGCCGGTGTCGGCTTCGGCGACCGCGTCGCCTTCATCGAAAAGAACGGAGCCGAGTTCTTCGAGGTGGTTTGCGGACTCGCCAAGCTGGGTGCCGTTGGTGTGCCGGTGAACTGGCGCCTCGCGCCACCGGAGATGTTGCATGTCATCGAGGATGCGCAGGCCCGGATCGTCGTCGTGGGATCCGAGTTCTTCGGCCATCTGGAAGCGATCGAGGATCGGCTGACAACGGTGAGCGCCATCGTGGCGATCGGAGTGCACGACCGTTGGCAGGAATTCGAGGACTGGCTGACCGGTCATCGGAATGAAGACCCAGATGTCACAACGGATTCCGACGATATCGCCTTCCTGATGTACACGTCGGGCACCACTGGACTGCCCAAGGGCGTCATGCTGACCAACGGTAACTATCTTTGCAAGTCCAGCGGTATCGCGCACCAGTGGCGGTTCACCGCCGACAGCGTCAGCCTCGCGGTGATGCCGATGTTCCACATGGCCGGGTCGGGGTGGGTGCTGGTCGGACTCTACGAAGGCGCCACCACCGTGGTGCTGCGCGACGTCGATCCGGTTGCGATCCTGAATTCCGTTGTCCGCCACCGGATTACCAACCTGCTGCTAGTGCCCGCCGTAATCCAGATGATGCTGGACGCCCCGGGTGTCGAGGCCGCGGACTTCTCCAGCGTGCGGGCCATAGTCTACGGCGCGTCACCGATCACCGACGACGTGCTGATGAAGGGGCTCGACCGCTTCGGATGCGAGTTCCTCCAGGTGTACGGGCTGACCGAAACCACTGGCTCGGTAACGCAACTCGACGAGCACGACCCGGTCGGACGCCCCGACCTGCTGCGGTCCTGCGGCAAGCCCTACCCGTGGGTCGAACTGTGCATCGTCGACGACGACGGCCGCGAAGTACCCATCGGCACGGTGGGTGAGGTGTGGACGCGGTCAGCGCAGAACATGCGCGGCTACTGGAACAATCCCGACGCCACGGCCGCGACGGTCACCGACGACGGCTGGCTGAAGACCGGAGACGCCGGCTACATCGACCGTGACGGCTTCGTCTATCTGAACGACCGGAAGAAGGACATGATCGTCTCCGGCGGAGAGAACGTGTACCCCACCGAGGTCGAGAACGTACTGATGACCCATCCCGCTGTCGGCGATGTGGCGATCATCGGGATACCCGACGAGAAGTGGGGCGAGGCGGTCAAGGCCGTCATCGTGCCGACAGCAGGAACCGCACCGACCGAAGCCGAACTCATCGCCTACGCGCGCGAGCGCCTCGCCGGTTTCAAGCTGCCCAAGTCCGTCGACTTCGCCGAGGTGCTGCCCCGCAACCCGAGCGGCAAGCTACTCAAGCGAACGCTTCGCGAGCCGTATTGGACGGGCGTCGACCGTCGAATCGGCTGACCGTGTCGCTGCGGCATCAGGCTTGGAACGTGATACACACAATCTATGGAGATCCTGGCCAGCCGGATGCTCATCCGGCCGGCCGATTACGAGAGGTCGCTGGTGTTTTACCGCGACGAAATCGGATTGGCGATCGCCCGCGACTACGGGGCAGGTACCGTCTTCTACGCAGGTCAGTCGCTAATCGAGCTGGCCGGCCACGGCACGCCGAAGGCCGGCGGCACGATGTGGCTGCAGGTGCGCGATGTCTACGCGACGGAGAAGGAACTTGTCGGCCGCGGCGTGCCGATCACCCGCGAAGCCCGCCAGGAATCGTGGGGTCTGCAAGAAATGCACGTGACAGACCCAGACGGCGTTCTGCTGATCTTCGTGCAAGTTCCGGAGAACCACCCACTGCGACGGGACAGCCGGGGTTAACACAGTGCGAATCGATTGCGGAAAGCCGACGTTAGACCGGAACACAACGCCTGCAGAATCGACATTTGGCACCTCCGACCGAGAGAATCTGCGCCGTGAGCCTTGAGCTGTTTCTTCTGATCATCGTCGTGATCACGGCGCTGGCATTCGACTTCACGAACGGCTTCCATGACACCGGTAACGCGATGGCGGCCTCCATCGCCAGCGGCGCGCTCAAACCGAAGGCCGCCGTCACGATGTCGGCGGTGCTGAACCTGATCGGCGCTTTCCTGTCGACCGCGGTCGCGGCGGCGATCGCCAAGGGACTGATCGAACCGGGGCTCGTCACGCTGGAGCTGGTATTCGCCGGCCTGGTGGGCGGCATCGTCTGGAACCTGCTCACGTGGCTGTTGGGTCTGCCGTCCAGTTCGTCGCACGCGTTGATCGGCGGCATCGTCGGCGCGATGCTCGCCGCGGTCGGCGGACACGGCGTGATCTGGGCCGGTCTGCTGTCCAAGGTGCTCGTTCCGGCTGTGCTGGCTCCGGTCATTGCGACGCTGGTCGCCAGCATCGGCACCTGGTTGGTGTACCGCATGGTGCGTGGCGTCCCGGAGAAGCGCACGAATAGCGGTTTTCGCTACGGCCAGGTCGGCTCCGCCGCGCTGATCTCGCTTGCCCACGGCACCAATGACGCGCAGAAGACGATGGGGGTCATTTTCCTGGCGCTGATCGCCTACGGCTCGGCCGCCGAGTCCGACCCGATGCCGCCGTTCTGGGTCATCTTTGCCTGCGCGGTGGCCATCGCATTGGGCACCTACCTCGGCGGCTGGCGCATCATCCGCACGCTCGGTAAGGGCCTTGTCGAAATCAAGCCGCCACAAGGGTTGGCCGCGGATTCGTCGTCGGCAACGATCATCCTGCTCTCCAGCCACTTCGGCTATTCGCTGTCCACCACCCACGTCGCCACCGGCTCGATCCTAGGCAGCGGGATCGGCAAAGCCGGCGCCGATGTGCGCTGGGGTGTGGCGGGCCGGATGGCCAGCGCCTGGTTGATCACCCTGCCCGCGGCGGGCACCGTCGGCGCCGCCATGTACTGGTTGGTGAATTCCATCGGCGGGTTCGTCGGTGCGACAGTCGGATTCCTGTTCCTTGCTGGTGTGTCGTTCATCATCTGGCTGCAGTCGCGCAAGACGCCGATCGACCACAACAACGTCAACGACGAGTGGGAAGGCACCCTCGCGGCGGGCACTGGCGACCGCCAACCGTCGGTGACGTCCAAGACCCCAGAACCCGTTTAGCCGCCAGACACGAGAGGCCCGACACGTGAACCAGTGGTTCAACTACACCGCCGCCCTGAAAATCCTCGGCTTCGGGCTCCTGATCGGGCCAGGGTTGCCCGCCCTGTTCGCGGTCGGGGTGCGGGTCAGTGCCAAAGGTGCCGGGGTCGCCGAGCGCAGCGGCGCCGTCGCGCAGAAGAGTCCGATGCTCGTCGCGCTCAGTTGGGCGTTGTTCGCGCTGGTGCTGCTGGCGGTCGTCCTCGGCGTCCTTTTCATCGCGCGTGACTTCATCGGCCACCAAAGCGGCCTGTACCTGCTTGGCGCAGAGCGCAAATAGGCATCGATGGCGACCGTTAACAAATTCCTCACCAAGGTCGTGGCGTGGATCACCGACGGTTATCCGGAGGGCGTTCCCGGCCCCGACCGGGTTCCGCTTCTGGCTCTGCTCAAGCGGCGTCTTACCGACGACGAGGTCAAAGCCGTCACTGGAGAGTTGATGAACCGCGGCGAGTTCGATCACGCCGATATCGGTGTGCTGATCACCCAGATCACCGATGAGCTACCCACTCTCGACGACGCCGAACGGGTGCGGGCACGACTGGCCACGAAGGGCTGGCCACTCGACGATCCTCGTGACCCGGAGGAGGGCGCATAGCCGTCCTGCGTCCCGTCTCCGTGCCGTCCGGAGCTTCGGCACTGTCGCTGCTGCCCGTGGTGGAAGACGTGCTCGCCGGACGCACAACGATGTTACCGGTCCCGATGGACGACCAACGCGAAACCTCGCTGATCACAACAGCATTGCGGGCAGACTCAGAGATCGACGAGGATGTGGCTGTCGTGGTGTCGACCTCCGGCACGACAGGAACGCCGAAAGGCGCGATGCTGACGGCGTCGGCGTTGACGGCGAGCGCGTCAGCGACGCACGACCGCCTCGGCGGGAGCATGTCCCGAGTCGCGTGGAATTTGGGTGACGATCCACGATGAACTCTAGGCGGCGGCACCGACAGATTTGGTGTCGGCGCCGGTGTCGGGGTGAGCGTGTCGGCGCAGGGCGTCGACGAGCTGGGGCATCTGCTTGTGGCCCTTGATGCGACGGAAGGATCGTTCGGCGTTGAGCATGCCGGCCGCGGTCCAGCGCAGCACCATCTGCCCGTCGCGCCAGCGGGTGACGTTGCGATTGGTGGTCCGGGCGATGGAGATCATCGACTCGACCGGATTGGACGTGGTCAACGTCTTGGCGAGGCGGCCGTCGATGCCGAGGCGGGCGACAGTGAACATTTCCTCCAGCCCCTCGCGCAGGCTGGCGGCCGCACTGGGATAGTTCTTACCAAGTTGCCCGGCAAGGCTTTTCGCGTTGCGCAACCCGGTGTCTGGGTCAGGGTGGGCGAAGGCCTTGACCAACTTGGCGTCCACCCAGGCCTTGTCCTTGTCGGGCAGATGATCAGCGACATTTCTCCGCTTGTGCAAGGTACATCTTTGGATGAGGGCCTTGGCGCCGAACACCTCACGCACCGCCGCGGACAGCGCCTTGGCGCCGTCGCAGACGACCAGCAGCCCATCGTCGATGGCCAGGCCGCGCTCGACCAGGTCGGCCAGCAGCGAGCGGACCACGGTCTTGTTCTCCGTGGAGCCGTCCCACAGCCCGACCGGGACCTTCGTTCCGTCGGCGGTGATCGCCAGCGCGACCACCACGCACCGCTGGGCCATGTGCTCCCCATCCAACATGAGCACCTTGATGTCCAGCTCGCTCAAGTCGCGGCTCATCAGCTCGCCCAGCGCGGTCTCGGTCTGGCGCACGAATCGGCGCGAAATCGCCGAGCGGCTAGTCGATTTCGCCTCCTCGCCGACCTGGGCGCCCACCGGCTCCGCAGTGCGGGCGTGCCGGCGGGTGGCCACCCCGGCCAGCATCCGCTCCATCACCACCTGGGTCAGCAGGTCATCGGCGGCGAAGTGCGCATAGGTGCTCAGCGCCACCTCGCTCCCATCCAGAGTGCGTGCCCGCGGCCGGGCCACCGGCACCCGCCGACCACCAAGGGTCACCGACCCCTTCCCACTGCCGTGGCGCACCGAAATCCGGTCAGCGTCGTGCTTGCCCTTCGGCCCGCACGCCGCGGCGATCTCGGCCTCAAACATCGTCTGCATCACCGCCATCCCGGCGGCCACGCTCATCGCCAACAACCCCTCCCGGGCCGCCCCGGCGATGCTGGTCATCGCCAGCCGGATCTCCTCCGGCAGCTCAGGCAACCCGGCGGCGTCGGTCGTGTCAGCGAGGCGAACAGTAGGTACGGTCTTCATGGCGGTCCCTTACTCCTTCTTCGAGGTGTACTTGGTCGTTCACCCGAAGACCTACCATCTGGCGGGCATCAGGTGAGGGACCGCCACCTCAAATTCCACGAAGACCGGGACAACCTCCTCGGCGGTGCCGGGCGGTGGCTGCTCGCCCTGCCCGCGCATCACGTGGCCGGCCTGCAGGTGCTGGTGCGCAGCGTCATCGCAGGGACGACCCCGGTGGCGATCTCCGCGGGATTCTCTGCGGCGGAGCTGGTTTCAGCCGTCAATTCCCTCGGCTCCGGGCGACGCTACG is part of the Mycolicibacterium tusciae JS617 genome and encodes:
- a CDS encoding SDR family oxidoreductase; the encoded protein is MSRNPLRWLSEQVLLAGMRPPVDPQLLLHRPDRDEIDLDGKRILLTGASSGIGEAAAAKFARRGATVVVAARRQELLDELVDRITAAGGSALSHACDLSDLGAADELCAKVERDLGGIDILINNAGRSIRRPLADSLDRWHDVERTMALNYYSPLRLIRALAPGMRERGDGHIINVSTWGVLNESSPLFSVYNASKAALTSVSRVIETEWGDDGVHSTTLFYPLVLTPMIAPTRAYDGLPGLSADEAADWMITAARVRPIRIAPRMAVTAQVVNSVAPGVVNTLMKRQRVQPTS
- a CDS encoding inorganic phosphate transporter, which encodes MSLELFLLIIVVITALAFDFTNGFHDTGNAMAASIASGALKPKAAVTMSAVLNLIGAFLSTAVAAAIAKGLIEPGLVTLELVFAGLVGGIVWNLLTWLLGLPSSSSHALIGGIVGAMLAAVGGHGVIWAGLLSKVLVPAVLAPVIATLVASIGTWLVYRMVRGVPEKRTNSGFRYGQVGSAALISLAHGTNDAQKTMGVIFLALIAYGSAAESDPMPPFWVIFACAVAIALGTYLGGWRIIRTLGKGLVEIKPPQGLAADSSSATIILLSSHFGYSLSTTHVATGSILGSGIGKAGADVRWGVAGRMASAWLITLPAAGTVGAAMYWLVNSIGGFVGATVGFLFLAGVSFIIWLQSRKTPIDHNNVNDEWEGTLAAGTGDRQPSVTSKTPEPV
- a CDS encoding DoxX family protein, with protein sequence MVTSTPRTGEGVLRRAASDPAYGAFLLLRIGFTVLPILMGVDKFTNFLVDWEVYLAPWIVDLSPLSAHGTMLVVGVVEIVAGLAVAIKPRYAAYVVAAWLAGIIVNLLTYSGFYDVALRDFGLLLGALTLGRLAWVYDPAWGRGKASGTTASA
- a CDS encoding IS256-like element ISMtu1 family transposase, whose protein sequence is MKTVPTVRLADTTDAAGLPELPEEIRLAMTSIAGAAREGLLAMSVAAGMAVMQTMFEAEIAAACGPKGKHDADRISVRHGSGKGSVTLGGRRVPVARPRARTLDGSEVALSTYAHFAADDLLTQVVMERMLAGVATRRHARTAEPVGAQVGEEAKSTSRSAISRRFVRQTETALGELMSRDLSELDIKVLMLDGEHMAQRCVVVALAITADGTKVPVGLWDGSTENKTVVRSLLADLVERGLAIDDGLLVVCDGAKALSAAVREVFGAKALIQRCTLHKRRNVADHLPDKDKAWVDAKLVKAFAHPDPDTGLRNAKSLAGQLGKNYPSAAASLREGLEEMFTVARLGIDGRLAKTLTTSNPVESMISIARTTNRNVTRWRDGQMVLRWTAAGMLNAERSFRRIKGHKQMPQLVDALRRHAHPDTGADTKSVGAAA
- a CDS encoding helix-turn-helix transcriptional regulator, producing the protein MATTQPEQPDGPDALERLSNLDDPLRRRLYRHVAEADAPVSRDEAATTIGIGRTLAAYHLDKLAGAGLLDVHYQRPGGRGGPGAGRPAKLYTRAARELTVSVPPREYLLLAQLLVESLEHDVGARSVVHGAAFAAGRRAGDASGRDIVGALRSCGYLPRIADNGRIELRNCPFHVVAQDHTEVVCGLNLHLVQGVLAGCGARKSRAELNPHPNRCCVVIHGARARQPKK
- a CDS encoding VOC family protein, with the translated sequence MEILASRMLIRPADYERSLVFYRDEIGLAIARDYGAGTVFYAGQSLIELAGHGTPKAGGTMWLQVRDVYATEKELVGRGVPITREARQESWGLQEMHVTDPDGVLLIFVQVPENHPLRRDSRG
- a CDS encoding nitronate monooxygenase, producing the protein MLSTPWSHGMGLEVPIVNAPMGGAAGGALAAAVSRAGGLGMIGIGSSGSAALLEDELTLVSDGGRPFGIGLVHWRIAMEPELLTTALRANPTLLSVSFGDEWSWVQRAHDAGVSTATQVGDLEAARRAVDAGVDVVIARGAEGGGHGEPTVGTLPLLSAVLDHVAVPVLAAGGISSGRGLAAVLAAGASGAWLGTAFCACTEALTPAVTRRALLAADETSTVTTRVFDIAQGFRWPAHLPERTLRNAFVDRWDGRENELVHDHSAQEQLTAAITARDHSLAPVNAGQGVRALTDEQPAAVVIDRFVDQAAELLGHWGDRSAD
- a CDS encoding DUF3349 domain-containing protein, translated to MATVNKFLTKVVAWITDGYPEGVPGPDRVPLLALLKRRLTDDEVKAVTGELMNRGEFDHADIGVLITQITDELPTLDDAERVRARLATKGWPLDDPRDPEEGA
- a CDS encoding long-chain-fatty-acid--CoA ligase, coding for MPEISTIADIVRVQARVRPDAAALVVGERTISFAELDTRSSRVAQAFRAAGVGFGDRVAFIEKNGAEFFEVVCGLAKLGAVGVPVNWRLAPPEMLHVIEDAQARIVVVGSEFFGHLEAIEDRLTTVSAIVAIGVHDRWQEFEDWLTGHRNEDPDVTTDSDDIAFLMYTSGTTGLPKGVMLTNGNYLCKSSGIAHQWRFTADSVSLAVMPMFHMAGSGWVLVGLYEGATTVVLRDVDPVAILNSVVRHRITNLLLVPAVIQMMLDAPGVEAADFSSVRAIVYGASPITDDVLMKGLDRFGCEFLQVYGLTETTGSVTQLDEHDPVGRPDLLRSCGKPYPWVELCIVDDDGREVPIGTVGEVWTRSAQNMRGYWNNPDATAATVTDDGWLKTGDAGYIDRDGFVYLNDRKKDMIVSGGENVYPTEVENVLMTHPAVGDVAIIGIPDEKWGEAVKAVIVPTAGTAPTEAELIAYARERLAGFKLPKSVDFAEVLPRNPSGKLLKRTLREPYWTGVDRRIG